From a region of the Alnus glutinosa chromosome 1, dhAlnGlut1.1, whole genome shotgun sequence genome:
- the LOC133871511 gene encoding heavy metal-associated isoprenylated plant protein 19 — protein MAKKKKKEEVKFVTAEFKVSMYCNACERTVAKAISKFKGVEKFITDMNKHKVVVTGRFDPQKVLKKLKKKTGKRVEMVVNKEKTPTASNGEDLVPEEVSKLVSDPQTFDYCKEINGLLVMFSDENPNACSIM, from the exons Atggcgaagaagaagaaaaaggaggaagtaaaa TTTGTTACTGCAGAATTTAAAGTCTCAATGTATTGTAATGCATGTGAAAGAACCGTTGCTAAAGCCATCTCCAAGTTTAAAG gggtGGAGAAGTTTATAACAGACATGAACAAGCATAAGGTTGTGGTAACGGGTCGGTTTGATCCTCAAAAAGTtttgaagaaactaaaaaagaagACAGGGAAGAGAGTAGAGATGGTAGTGAACAAAGAAAAGACACCGACTGCATCCAACGGAGAGGATCTGGTTCCAGAAGAAGTTTCAAAACTTGTTTCAGACCCACAAACGTTTGATTATTGCAAAGAGATCAACGGACTGCTAGTTATGTTTAGCGATGAGAACCCAAATGCGTGTTCCATTATGTAG